In a single window of the Nicotiana tomentosiformis chromosome 8, ASM39032v3, whole genome shotgun sequence genome:
- the LOC104092285 gene encoding lactoylglutathione lyase GLX1-like isoform X1 — protein sequence MALQIFSPKIQQPLNSIFPSSTSSSNGCSVFVPCAYSSSRRIALFQFSTAITQSQLFNGKAPESVSAEGKVIESGTIADLAQSNIALSDENASEWIKKDKRRMLHVVYRVGNLDKTIKFYTECLGMKLLRKRDIPEEGYSNAFLGYGPEETNFAVELTYNYGVDKYDIGTGFGHFGISVEDVAKTVDLVKAKGGTWNLVQSEVGGTIIALVEDPDGYNFELLQRKPTPEPFRQVMLRVGDLDQSINFYKKAFGMELLRKRDNPDNKNTIAVMGYGPEDKNAVLELTYNYGVKSYDKGNGYAQIAVGTNDVYKTAEAIKLYGGEIVLEPGPLPGINTKIMACLDPDGWKTVFVDNADFMKELE from the exons ATGGCTTTACAAATATTTTCTCCTAAAATTCAACAGCCATTGAACTCCATTTTTCCTTCTTCTACTTCTTCAAGTAATGGGTGCAGTGTCTTTGTGCCTTGTGCTTACAGTTCATCTCGTCGTATTGCTTTATTTCAATTCAGTACAG CTATCACTCAGTCACAGTTATTCAATGGAAAAGCACCTGAATCCGTTAGCGCCGAAGGGAAAGTGATCGAAAGTGGAACTATTGCTGATCTGGCGCAGTCAAATATTGCCCTAAGTGATGAAAATGCATCAGAGTGGATCAAGAAGGACAAAAGAAGAATGCTCCATGTTGTTTATCGTGTTGGGAATTTGGACAAGACGATCAA GTTCTATACTGAATGCTTGGGAATGAAGCTGTTAAGAAAACGAGACATACCAGAGGAGGGTTATTCAAATGCTTTTCTTGGTTATGGACCTGAAGAAACAAATTTCGCTGTTGAACTTACTTACA ACTATGGAGTTGACAAGTATGACATTGGAACtggttttggtcattttggaaTTTCAGTTGAGGAT GTTGCTAAAACGGTAGACCTAGTAAAAGCTAAAGGAGGGACCTGGAACCTGGTCCAATCAGAGGTTGGAGGAACTATAATTGCCCTCGTGGAAGATCCTGATGGCTACAATTTTGAGCTTTTACAGAGAAAGCCTACTCCTGAACCTTTCCGTCAAGTAATGCTTCGTGTAGGAGATCTTGACCAGTCCATTAATTTCTATAAGAAG GCATTTGGCATGGAGCTTCTTCGTAAAAGAGATAATCCGGATAACAAA AACACAATAGCCGTCATGGGTTATGGACCTGAAGACAAAAATGCTGTTCTGGAATTGACATATAACTATGGTGTCAAAAGCTATGATAAAGGAAATGGTTATGCTCAG ATTGCAGTCGGAACAAATGATGTCTACAAGACTGCAGAAGCTATAAAACTGTATGGAGGGGAAATTGTGCTTGAACCTGGACCGTTGCCGGGCATCAACACCAAGATCATGGCATGCCTTGATCCTGATGGTTGGAAGACA GTTTTTGTTGATAATGCTGATTTTATGAAGGAATTAGAGTGA
- the LOC104092285 gene encoding lactoylglutathione lyase GLX1-like isoform X2, translating to MALQIFSPKIQQPLNSIFPSSTSSSNGCSVFVPCAYSSSRRIALFQFSTAITQSQLFNGKAPESVSAEGKVIESGTIADLAQSNIALSDENASEWIKKDKRRMLHVVYRVGNLDKTIKFYTECLGMKLLRKRDIPEEGYSNAFLGYGPEETNFAVELTYNYGVDKYDIGTGFGHFGISVEDVAKTVDLVKAKGGTWNLVQSEVGGTIIALVEDPDGYNFELLQRKPTPEPFRQVMLRVGDLDQSINFYKKAFGMELLRKRDNPDNKNTIAVMGYGPEDKNAVLELTYNYGVKSYDKGNGYAQIAVGTNDVYKTAEAIKLYGGEIVLEPGPLPGINTKIMACLDPDGWKTVSLQQL from the exons ATGGCTTTACAAATATTTTCTCCTAAAATTCAACAGCCATTGAACTCCATTTTTCCTTCTTCTACTTCTTCAAGTAATGGGTGCAGTGTCTTTGTGCCTTGTGCTTACAGTTCATCTCGTCGTATTGCTTTATTTCAATTCAGTACAG CTATCACTCAGTCACAGTTATTCAATGGAAAAGCACCTGAATCCGTTAGCGCCGAAGGGAAAGTGATCGAAAGTGGAACTATTGCTGATCTGGCGCAGTCAAATATTGCCCTAAGTGATGAAAATGCATCAGAGTGGATCAAGAAGGACAAAAGAAGAATGCTCCATGTTGTTTATCGTGTTGGGAATTTGGACAAGACGATCAA GTTCTATACTGAATGCTTGGGAATGAAGCTGTTAAGAAAACGAGACATACCAGAGGAGGGTTATTCAAATGCTTTTCTTGGTTATGGACCTGAAGAAACAAATTTCGCTGTTGAACTTACTTACA ACTATGGAGTTGACAAGTATGACATTGGAACtggttttggtcattttggaaTTTCAGTTGAGGAT GTTGCTAAAACGGTAGACCTAGTAAAAGCTAAAGGAGGGACCTGGAACCTGGTCCAATCAGAGGTTGGAGGAACTATAATTGCCCTCGTGGAAGATCCTGATGGCTACAATTTTGAGCTTTTACAGAGAAAGCCTACTCCTGAACCTTTCCGTCAAGTAATGCTTCGTGTAGGAGATCTTGACCAGTCCATTAATTTCTATAAGAAG GCATTTGGCATGGAGCTTCTTCGTAAAAGAGATAATCCGGATAACAAA AACACAATAGCCGTCATGGGTTATGGACCTGAAGACAAAAATGCTGTTCTGGAATTGACATATAACTATGGTGTCAAAAGCTATGATAAAGGAAATGGTTATGCTCAG ATTGCAGTCGGAACAAATGATGTCTACAAGACTGCAGAAGCTATAAAACTGTATGGAGGGGAAATTGTGCTTGAACCTGGACCGTTGCCGGGCATCAACACCAAGATCATGGCATGCCTTGATCCTGATGGTTGGAAGACAGTAAGTCTTCAACAGTTATGA
- the LOC138897799 gene encoding uncharacterized protein, with product MLKHVHVNLPFTEVLSQMHAYAKFLKEILTKKRNIEETSVVKLIEHISAILQNKIPQKCGDPGSFTIPCSIGTIHFDKSLCDSGALINLMPLFIYRKLDKEIRKSAPISLQVADQTTLIAEGIVEDMLVRVDKFVFPVDFIVVKMEENKEAPLS from the coding sequence atgctgaAACATGTTCATGtgaacttaccattcacagaagtgctctcacaaatgcatgcttatgccaaattcttgaaggagatccttacaaagaagaggaatatagaagagacctcagtggtcaagctcatagAGCATATCAGTGCGATATTACAAAATAAaatcccacaaaagtgtggagatccagggagttttactataccttgctctatAGGAACTATTCATTTTGATAAAtcattatgtgattctggtgccttaattaatttaatgcctctatttATTTACAGGAAACTAGATAAGGAGATCAGAAagtctgcaccaatatctttgcaggtggcagaccaaacgactctaatagccgaggggatagtggaagatatgttagttcgggtggataagtttgtgtttcctgtggattttatagtggttaaaatggaggaaaacaaggaggCCCCCTTATCCTAG